ACCTGTTCCTGTATTGATTTTCAAGCAGAGAAACAGATGCGCCTTGAAAACCGTCAGTACTTTTTTAAGAAATACAGCAGGTTCATGACATGCATAAGTACAGCAGGTTAATCATCCATCCTTCAACTCCCTGCaggaaaaagaattttaaaaaaaaaatcaaaaagaagaaaatgaataaatcaAGGAACAAGAAATAAGATTGAGAAACCTTTATTTTGCAAAAGAAGATGAACCTACTCTGTAATGTAAGAAATTCAGGCTACTAACCTATTGATCTCAAATACGACGAGGGAGCCTCTGCAGCTCCAGTGCCACACGCAAAGCAGCATCAGCTAGAGCTGGTACACCAGAACTTTTGATTTCTGAAACAATAGCTTCTATTTTCAATATCTCCGGTTTACTCAAGGATAGTATGATGGAGTATGATAGATATTGTCGACAGGAATAACCAAGAGCATGAAGAATCCGCTGTAACAGCAAGTGTGGAACGCCTCGACTCCAAGACTCCAGGATGGCAGAGACTTTTGATAGGTTAGTCAAAAAACCTGTAGTAGCTTCCCTCGGAGATGCCATGAAAAGCAAAATTAGACATTCAGAAGCTAAGTCAGCAACATTCATCTCATTGGATTTAGTCAACTCCAGCAAGACCCCAACATTGTCACCAAAGTCTGCTATATCTCTTATGCATTCATGCTGATCAAGGGCAATGATTCCATCAGAAGAATTATCAGACAGTAAATTCGGATCTTTAGCATAAATAAATCCTTTCCTACTGCCCACTTGGCGCAAAAGGAATGCTTTACACAGATTAAGAGTGGGCTCAACAAaatcttccatttccttagcaCAGACAAACTCCAAAAGGTTCCCGATCTTTCTGACAACTTTTAGCTGAGACAATATCTTAGTCTCTAGTTCTGGAGCAGATGCTAGAGTGAAACAAAGCATGACATTGTTTACATTTGCAGTTGAGAGGTCACCAAGCAGAAATTCAAAGCACTGTGAAATGGTCTTTGTTTGAAGTATGTCTGAAATCTTTATGTACTCAAATTCAATGagcatcacaagaagtttctgGGCATACATAGGAATAGGGTCTTCGTCTTCAATGAAAGATGGGTAAAGAGGAAGGAAATGAGAATTTGATATGGACTTCAAATCCTCTAATTTTTGCTCATTCTGTGATGTTTCATTCAGAAAGATGACCATTGAATCAAACAATATCTTCAGGCACAAAAATCTGGCATCGCCATCTTTGTTGCCTTTATATAAAACAGCTAGACTGGGAAGAATCTGACTAACGAAAATGTCACAGTTTTGGTGAACAGCAGAAGGTTCTTCAGCAATAGACTCGAGAACTTTAAGAAGTGTAATCTGGAACTCATCTCTGCCCtgaaattcaagaaaagaaCTCTATGAAAGTTTGAACGCATGTCATCAAATACCCCTATTCAGAATTTTCATCCCGTGCTACTGttaaacacttgaactaaaatttgaataacatgctacacatatatataataaatcATTATGTAAACATTCTGAAGACCTGGTTTTGCTTGTACAACATGGCAATACTGCCTAATGGGATAAAGAAAGTAAACTGCTATTCTCCTTCATTCTAAAAGCTACCAAACCAGGGATACCTAATTCAAGACAGATTACAACTTCACTGTACTTTATAAGGAGTAAATATTATTCGAGTAATCAGAGTTGCCATCAtacatgcttttttttttaacattccAGATTTGTTTGAGGCCAAATTCTGCagataaaaaaaagagagcctTGTTTGCATGCACATAGTATGACAAGAGGCATCAAATCAAAGATTGTTATTTACAAGTAGCATAATGCTCAATTCTCTAGCGGATTCTAGAAGAGTTTCAAATAGTTTCTGGATTTCCTCTTAGGAGTCTAAGACTAAACTCTTAAGATGACTAAACTCTTAAGATGACCTGAACAAAGAGAAGTCCACATTCTGCAAAGAGAAACATGGGGTGAGGGGGGACCCTTCTACATACTATGATGTCATCGACCTTCAAACATGATTTGACCAATTCAACTAAGTTCTAGAAACACTACTTAATAACTAAATGTAGCCTATTGACATGAATTGAATGCACAATAAGACGAAAGATGGCCCCATTATATAATATCTACCTGGAATGGTGACTCAGCCAACCTAAGTAGATTAGCAAATTGTTGTAGAACTCCACTATCAACCACCCTGTGCTTAAACAAACAGCTTCCAAGAAGGTTGAGAATGACAGGAAACAAATTAATATTACTCTTTGCAGAATTCCGACTAGCGAGACCAGCAAATTGCATGCGGCGTCTCCCACCCGACGATTGCTGAATCTCCCCAGTAATAGTTTCCAGCAAACCTGGTACAACTGATGCCACAGTATGTGCAAATGCATCTAAACATAGTTTCAAATAGCTGTCTTTCTCTTTTAGCAGCCTATCTACGTTTGATAGAAGTCTTGCATTGCAAAAGAACTGTGGCAACCATCTCTTCCCATTTTTGCAAAGCAGGGCAGCAAAAATAAGAGCCTTGCCCTTCAAGATTTCACTTCCCTGCTCAATAAGGGAAATAAGGTTAGGGACGAGATTCTTATCCTCTGCCAGGGAAAGAAGGTACTTTCCGATGTTTGTGATTTCAAGCATGGCCATGTTCAGAAGGTTTAAGCGAATTTGCTGCTCACGTGGACTACCCTTATGTAGGCTTGATGCAGTGTCCTTAAAGGAGAGTTTCTCAATAATTCGCAGGATGCTTGGAGGGTTAAAACGAGCTAAACGTACCAAACAAGATCCGGCTGTGAGTCTCATGCTCTCCTGTTTCCCTTGAGCCCTAAAGATATAGCACAGGTTACTAATCACATCCTGGCTAATGAAACGAGCTGCCCAGTACCCTCCTTGACTAGATATGTTCTCTATTGTTCTCAGTGCATAAAGCTGAGTCATGTCATCTTCGCCATTTCGTAGAACAGATGAGACCAAAGAAATCAACGGGTTTGAGACCTATAGAAAAGAAATTACGTTTATCACTTGCTACCAATCAGATAATGAATATGCCAAATGTGAGATTGGAATGAAATTCTAGTGAGCCAACAAACACCAAAATGTCAATGCTAAAACAAATTAGAAAAGCTGACCTGCCAGCCAGACGCATGACGAATGTCCTTAGATGGAGATTCTGGAGGATTACCCACCCTCAACTGCTCATTTTGTGTAGATATGTAAAATAGCAACTCACCTAGAGCTGCCATTGAAAATCTTCTAACTTTTTCCTGCCTATCTCTGAGACCATCAGTTAGTGAGcctaaaattccagaatttgccAGCTCATCTCCAATAAAAGTAGAATGGCGGATCAACAAGCCTATGAGCGAAGCAAGTTGAGCTCGCAAAGCTGAAGTCTTAGACTGCCTGAACACTTTGATGATAACTAGCATTATCGGTCCATTGGTCAGAATGTTTGCAGCATCGCTGTTACTGCTTAACATCTCAAGGTATCTGATAACATTTTGCTTCTCACCTATAGCAGTATTCCCATTAAAGATACCTACAATCTTATTGTTCACACTATCAAGCTGCTCCCTTGACATTTTGACAAAATCAGATACTGGAAGAGCATCAAACGGCACGGATGGAATCGCCCCTGATACTTTATCAGACTTTTTGCTAGGCATCACGGGCCTGACTGAGAGGTCAGAAGGATGCCAAAACACCTGTGAGATATTTGTAGACAATTTTGAGCACTCAGTGTCAACTGGTCCAGAAACATCCTTTGCCTTCACTGGTGTTGTCTGAGTACTTAAACTTGGCGGCATGGATGTCAGTTCAGCATGTTCTGAAGATGGTTCCTGATCAGAGGTTCTAAACTCATCTGAGATGGGAGTTTGAACTATGGGTGATGTCTCTGAGTTGCCTTTGTTGTTATCGGTTTCCTCAATCTTCCCTTCATGCTGAGTTGGAGTTGAAAAATCTGAGTCAGAAGCACAATTTGCATTTTCAGGTCCATCAGCTTCATCATTTACCTCATCCTCTGTGTTCTCATTAAAATCAAGTTCCATAtcattattgttaatttcaaccTCAGCATCATTCTCAGATCCATTTGGCAATGGCCGCCGGTAGTTCTCCTTTTCATTTTCCCTGTGCAAGTTTGTTTTCGCAATTCTTGAAAGCCTAAGAAGGTTGACTCCCCTTGTATTTGAATTATCCTTCTGCTTTTCATCAACTATTTTGGTTGAAACCTTTGTTTGAGTTTTCCGGCTGCTGAATGCACCCTTGATGGGTGTTTCACGACCTTTTACCTCTAAAACTGAATTTTCATCTGGTTTAATAGTGCCTTTTGAATCCTTTCCATGTTTTGTTGGGGTCTTGTTTTGCAGAGGCTTCTCACCATTGCGTTCTGATAGATATGGCTTAGATGAAAGTTCAATCATGTTAATAAATGCAGGTTGAGAAGGTAGAGGCAATGGGTCAAATTTTGACCTCCAAAAAGCATGACTACACAGTTCTGGCCACTGTATCCTTTCAGCTGGATCTTTTATCAGAAGAGAATTTATCAGGTTGACAAAAGGGAGGCTTGGGGAACCAGGAAGGGCTGGAGTTGGATCTGAAAGAATTGATTTTATCAACTGCATCAGCTCTTTTCCCACAAAAGGAGGCCTCCCAGCATAGCATTCAAATAGCACACAACCAAGAGCCCAGATATCAGATGCAAAAGAATGGACTCCTCCGTCCTGAAATAATTCTGGAGCCATGTAACAGGGAGTCCCACGCTTTGCTTGCGGTAACTGGGCAGACATCAAACAAAATTGACATCATTGAAGGTTATTAATGTCATGAGAGCAAGGTATCAGAGATGGCTAAAACAAAACTAACAAGGAAATAATACTCCATACAGAAATTCTACAAATGTTCAAAATTGTATATTGATCTGCATGTGAATATTTGAACACAGAAATGAAAAGAGCATCACAACTTTGAAGAATGCCCACCTGTGAAAAAGGTGTTTTAGATATATCACTCAATTTTCTTGCCAACCCAAAATCGCATAGCTGCAATTGAAAGAATGACGTTGAAATTTTTCCTCAACAGCAAAAAGAACATTACACCTAACAGACTTTAAAGACCCTGAACCATACCTTTGTATGTCCATTCTCATCCAATAATATATTTGAGGGCTTTAAGTCACAATAAATGATTCCCTTTGAATGTAAAAACCTGATAAAAGGCAACTTCCCTAATTGTAAATTTATGAAGTAGAGCTGAACACAAGGAATTAAAAAGCAAACCAAATTTTCTTACTGCAAAGCTCTAACAAGGCCAGAAGCCATATCGTGAACTGAATCTTCTGGCAGCTTAGTATCCTGCAAgtaaatttttggtcaattttacaATCTTTAAGTTAAATATACAAGGACAGTGAGCATCAGCAGATCATAtctaaaatttcatttgttATATAAGTATGTCAAAATTCTAAGGCAGCCAAACATATAGTGGAGATTGGAGAGAAAAATCTGTTCCTAAATTATCATCATCAACAAGGAAACATATTGCAGAATGTCTGACTTTTCAAAAAATGCCAAATGCAAGCAAGTAATTTTGCTGAAATAAATCTGTTAAGTGAAGCTAAGAACAGTCGATATGCAAAAGACAAATAAATAATCAAtttgtttttcccttttatgAGTTCCAGAATCCTCAGAAAACTTATTCCAACTTTGAGATAATTCCACAATTTGCAGGAAAGCTCTTCTTGCAGATTTTAACATTCCAGAGCAAAAATAGGTGTCACTATGAATCTAAGCCACAGGCGAGTCTCataacaaaattaaccaaataaAAAACAATTGGGTGACTTTAGGATAGGTCACTTTTTAGAATGTTTGGTTTTTGAAGAAGCGCTTAAGAGATCTTAATATTAAGATGAGACCCATAGTACAAACTAAACTGAGAAGTGAATGTAACTATATGGAATTTACTTGACACAAAAacttttggccaaaaaaaaggACACCATGCTTTTGATTATCAGAGAGCACTTAGATTAGAGGAGGTTCATGTGGTTCTTTCATGGATACCAAATAGAACATGACAAGCTATCTATTCTCTTTCTTCAGCAAGAAATTCCCTAGTAGGTTAAATAACAGTGGATAGACAAAACATGTAGCATACCACTACAATACTTCATAACTTGCTGTTAATATAAAACTAAAGAAGGATAGAGTACCTGCTGCAGTAAGTTCATGAGATCTCCTCCAACACAGTACTCCAATACCAGCCATAAATGAGCAGATGTTTCATACCTACAGTTTCAATACAGAACATTAGAACTAAGAAGACAAAACTGCATTCCTTAGGTGACTGGAAGATTAGATAGATCCCTCTAGCAGTCCTACAGCAAAGGGAAAAGATCTTTCATTtccaaaaagaataaaattttaCCAGGCATAGAATTTCAAGATATTTGGGTGATCCAGGGAGTGAAGAATTCGAACCTGCAAACGAAGAAAGAGCCAAATAACACTTTTCATAGTAAAAAGTGAAAGAAGATAAATCTATATCCACACAATTAGATACAAATACATACAGATCTATAAACATATAGTTAAGTGGTTGCTTGTATGGAAATGCATACATATGTATATGGGTTTTCTTGTGTGTATGCCTACacgttttttttttacttcctgATCTTAATAAAAAGATCCTACAGGATCCATGAGCAAAATAGTACTTCTTATTCCAACCAGTAATACTGAAGATCATGTTCTCTAAGTCCAAAAAAATCAGTTTCTGTTCTTTTGTCATTATGATTCAGCATACTGCAGAAAATTAACTTCAATCTAGGATGCCAGCTGGCAGCGATTGTAGTCCCTGAGCAACACAAGTAACATTGGAACAACAAAGAGTCAAACTATAACCATACACATTGTTTACAAAAAAGATTACAGAAATATCAGACATCAAACACAAACAGACAACTTTGAAATATCAGCAGTATTCATGATCTGCAAGATttgaaaatttagtcaacagGATAAGCATATGCAACTTTCAAAAGTTATTCAGACTAATTAATTTGTAATTGTTTAGAAATTAAACAAGATTTTATAGCACCAGAAGACaaatcataaaataaaattcaaaaaaaattaaaa
This region of Coffea arabica cultivar ET-39 chromosome 3c, Coffea Arabica ET-39 HiFi, whole genome shotgun sequence genomic DNA includes:
- the LOC113734959 gene encoding serine/threonine-protein kinase RUNKEL — translated: MNQYHIYEAIGRGKYSTVYKGRKKKTIEYFAIKSVDKSQKSKVLQEVRILHSLDHPNILKFYAWYETSAHLWLVLEYCVGGDLMNLLQQDTKLPEDSVHDMASGLVRALQFLHSKGIIYCDLKPSNILLDENGHTKLCDFGLARKLSDISKTPFSQLPQAKRGTPCYMAPELFQDGGVHSFASDIWALGCVLFECYAGRPPFVGKELMQLIKSILSDPTPALPGSPSLPFVNLINSLLIKDPAERIQWPELCSHAFWRSKFDPLPLPSQPAFINMIELSSKPYLSERNGEKPLQNKTPTKHGKDSKGTIKPDENSVLEVKGRETPIKGAFSSRKTQTKVSTKIVDEKQKDNSNTRGVNLLRLSRIAKTNLHRENEKENYRRPLPNGSENDAEVEINNNDMELDFNENTEDEVNDEADGPENANCASDSDFSTPTQHEGKIEETDNNKGNSETSPIVQTPISDEFRTSDQEPSSEHAELTSMPPSLSTQTTPVKAKDVSGPVDTECSKLSTNISQVFWHPSDLSVRPVMPSKKSDKVSGAIPSVPFDALPVSDFVKMSREQLDSVNNKIVGIFNGNTAIGEKQNVIRYLEMLSSNSDAANILTNGPIMLVIIKVFRQSKTSALRAQLASLIGLLIRHSTFIGDELANSGILGSLTDGLRDRQEKVRRFSMAALGELLFYISTQNEQLRVGNPPESPSKDIRHASGWQVSNPLISLVSSVLRNGEDDMTQLYALRTIENISSQGGYWAARFISQDVISNLCYIFRAQGKQESMRLTAGSCLVRLARFNPPSILRIIEKLSFKDTASSLHKGSPREQQIRLNLLNMAMLEITNIGKYLLSLAEDKNLVPNLISLIEQGSEILKGKALIFAALLCKNGKRWLPQFFCNARLLSNVDRLLKEKDSYLKLCLDAFAHTVASVVPGLLETITGEIQQSSGGRRRMQFAGLASRNSAKSNINLFPVILNLLGSCLFKHRVVDSGVLQQFANLLRLAESPFQGRDEFQITLLKVLESIAEEPSAVHQNCDIFVSQILPSLAVLYKGNKDGDARFLCLKILFDSMVIFLNETSQNEQKLEDLKSISNSHFLPLYPSFIEDEDPIPMYAQKLLVMLIEFEYIKISDILQTKTISQCFEFLLGDLSTANVNNVMLCFTLASAPELETKILSQLKVVRKIGNLLEFVCAKEMEDFVEPTLNLCKAFLLRQVGSRKGFIYAKDPNLLSDNSSDGIIALDQHECIRDIADFGDNVGVLLELTKSNEMNVADLASECLILLFMASPREATTGFLTNLSKVSAILESWSRGVPHLLLQRILHALGYSCRQYLSYSIILSLSKPEILKIEAIVSEIKSSGVPALADAALRVALELQRLPRRI